One window of the Dethiosulfovibrio russensis genome contains the following:
- the kdsA gene encoding 3-deoxy-8-phosphooctulonate synthase — MVTEIEIGKVRIGGGPLAVIAGPCSLESLELSMETGKRIKEICVDLGLNYIFKASYDKANRTSIHSYRGPGLEKGLRWLSEIKETLEVPVITDIHEPWQAAPVAEVADILQIPAFLCRQTDLLVAASKTGKTLNVKKGQFMSPYDMKAVVSKCNEAGNDKVMLCERGTTMGYGQLVVDMRSLPIMRSMGCPVVFDATHSVQMPGGRGDTSGGDRRFVPALARAAVGLGIDALFLEVHPNPDEALSDGPNMVPLDRLKDILTGIKALDDLVKADLGVFSLDWEGDGK, encoded by the coding sequence ATGGTTACCGAGATAGAGATCGGCAAAGTTAGAATAGGAGGCGGCCCTTTGGCCGTCATAGCCGGTCCGTGCTCACTGGAGAGTCTTGAACTGTCCATGGAGACCGGAAAGAGGATAAAGGAGATCTGCGTAGACTTGGGCTTGAACTACATATTCAAGGCCTCCTACGACAAGGCCAACAGGACCTCCATACACAGCTACAGAGGTCCGGGACTCGAAAAGGGCCTTCGTTGGCTCTCGGAGATAAAGGAAACCCTGGAAGTACCGGTCATAACGGATATACACGAGCCCTGGCAGGCCGCCCCTGTGGCGGAGGTGGCAGACATTCTTCAGATTCCGGCCTTCCTCTGTCGTCAGACCGATCTACTGGTGGCAGCCTCTAAAACTGGGAAAACCCTCAATGTCAAGAAGGGACAGTTCATGTCCCCCTACGACATGAAGGCGGTGGTCAGCAAGTGCAACGAGGCGGGAAACGATAAGGTAATGCTCTGCGAGAGGGGAACCACCATGGGATACGGCCAGCTCGTGGTTGACATGAGATCGCTTCCCATAATGAGGTCTATGGGGTGTCCCGTCGTTTTCGACGCCACCCACAGCGTTCAGATGCCCGGTGGCAGAGGTGACACCTCCGGCGGCGATCGCCGTTTCGTTCCCGCTCTGGCTAGAGCCGCTGTGGGGCTGGGGATAGACGCCCTCTTTCTGGAGGTCCATCCTAACCCCGACGAGGCGCTCAGCGACGGTCCCAACATGGTTCCCCTGGACAGGCTTAAGGACATCCTTACCGGCATAAAGGCCCTGGACGACCTGGTCAAGGCCGACCTGGGTGTATTTTCCTTGGACTGGGAGGGCGATGGAAAATGA
- a CDS encoding KpsF/GutQ family sugar-phosphate isomerase, translating into MMSLPSERDCPVFDDEKLVEIGRQVLLEEAEEIKKAASRMGPELAKAARIVQGCRGRLVISGLGKSGHIGRKIAATLASLGTPSFFLHAAEAAHGDLGMVRREDVAFLISHSGTTSEVVKLIPFFRRLGAPVIALTGSLESPLAKGADVVLNASVEREADPLNLAPTSSTTVQLAIGDALAGVVTEMRCLRKEDFALFHPAGALGRQLLLKVSDVMGSGPKLPVVKADVAVKEALFEITSKNYGATTVVDDQGTLVGVFTDGDLRRLIERQGVSALEENISDVMTVGPRTIGPDHLAVEAVRIMQDVEVSVLIITEEDRPVGMVHLHELLQAGLS; encoded by the coding sequence ATGATGAGCCTTCCCAGCGAGAGGGATTGTCCCGTTTTCGACGACGAGAAACTGGTCGAGATAGGGCGGCAGGTCCTTCTGGAGGAGGCGGAGGAGATAAAAAAAGCGGCCTCCAGGATGGGCCCCGAGCTTGCCAAGGCGGCCCGAATCGTGCAGGGATGTCGGGGAAGGCTGGTCATCTCCGGTCTTGGAAAATCTGGGCACATCGGCAGAAAGATCGCCGCGACCCTGGCGTCCCTCGGCACACCCTCTTTTTTCCTCCACGCCGCCGAGGCGGCCCACGGGGACCTGGGAATGGTTCGTCGGGAGGACGTGGCCTTTCTCATAAGCCACAGCGGTACCACCTCGGAGGTGGTCAAGCTCATCCCCTTTTTCAGACGGCTGGGAGCTCCGGTCATAGCCCTAACCGGTAGCCTCGAATCGCCTCTGGCCAAGGGTGCCGACGTGGTCTTGAACGCCTCGGTGGAAAGGGAGGCAGATCCTCTCAACCTGGCCCCAACCAGCAGCACCACGGTCCAGCTGGCCATAGGAGACGCCCTGGCCGGTGTCGTGACGGAGATGAGATGCCTCCGTAAGGAGGACTTTGCGCTTTTCCATCCGGCCGGAGCCTTGGGCCGTCAGCTGTTGCTCAAGGTATCAGACGTCATGGGATCCGGTCCCAAGCTGCCGGTGGTCAAGGCCGACGTGGCGGTCAAGGAGGCCCTCTTCGAGATAACCAGCAAGAACTACGGAGCCACCACCGTCGTGGACGACCAGGGGACCCTGGTGGGTGTCTTCACCGACGGAGACCTGAGAAGGCTCATAGAGAGACAGGGAGTCTCCGCCCTGGAGGAGAACATCTCGGACGTCATGACCGTGGGGCCCAGGACAATAGGGCCGGACCATCTGGCGGTGGAGGCCGTACGTATAATGCAGGACGTCGAGGTCTCGGTTCTCATAATAACCGAGGAAGATCGTCCGGTGGGCATGGTTCACCTTCACGAGCTTCTTCAGGCCGGGCTCTCCTGA
- the kdsB gene encoding 3-deoxy-manno-octulosonate cytidylyltransferase, whose product MEIVAVIPARYGSSRLPGKPLCDLGGKPVIQHVYERAMSAGRISRVMVATDDERIAQAVRSFGGEAVMTSPDHPNGTCRVAEAIKGVSCDGVVNVQGDEPFMDPALVDQVALCLFENPEIPMVSLRYPLAEEEIDNPNRVKVVVDQADRALYFSRSPIPYRRVPGATVYGHLGIYGYKRTFLDRYISLDATPLSESESLEQLRAIEHGYDIMVPVARGRHAPGIDTDLDLLWARKELEKEIS is encoded by the coding sequence ATGGAGATAGTGGCGGTAATACCGGCCCGTTACGGCTCCTCCCGTCTGCCCGGCAAGCCCCTTTGTGACCTGGGAGGCAAGCCGGTCATACAGCACGTCTACGAGAGGGCCATGTCCGCCGGTCGGATAAGCCGGGTCATGGTCGCCACCGACGACGAGCGGATCGCCCAGGCGGTCCGCTCCTTCGGCGGAGAGGCGGTCATGACCTCTCCGGACCATCCCAACGGCACCTGCCGGGTGGCCGAGGCCATAAAGGGCGTTTCCTGCGACGGAGTCGTCAACGTCCAGGGAGACGAACCCTTCATGGATCCCGCCCTGGTGGATCAGGTGGCCCTCTGTCTCTTCGAAAACCCGGAGATCCCTATGGTATCCCTCAGATACCCCCTGGCGGAGGAGGAGATAGACAACCCCAACAGGGTCAAGGTGGTGGTGGACCAGGCGGACAGAGCCCTCTACTTCAGCCGGTCTCCCATCCCATACAGAAGAGTTCCCGGCGCCACAGTCTACGGACACCTGGGAATATACGGTTACAAAAGGACTTTTCTGGATCGGTACATTTCCCTGGATGCCACCCCTCTATCGGAGAGCGAGTCTCTGGAACAGCTCAGGGCGATCGAACACGGTTACGACATAATGGTCCCTGTGGCACGGGGAAGGCACGCCCCCGGCATAGACACCGATTTGGATCTTCTGTGGGCTAGGAAAGAATTAGAAAAGGAGATTTCATGA
- a CDS encoding 3-deoxy-D-manno-octulosonic acid transferase: MSLSLQLYRGAAALGFALASPWLERKYAGVGLKERRGIYDPSLMSQLRKRGRPLWVHAVSVGEVQSAAPFLRRAKVALEKRPVILSTITPTGREMAGRLLQDVPDRVISYPWDSPVLLNRALNALRPKVYVTVETEIWPGMLWEMSRRNVPAFMVNGRFSDKTYLSMRRFRSFWREVLSCYTGMMVRSRSDMEKLIDLGVEEEKIEITGDCKADALMERKAELDKDEILATLGDGGPIVLAGSTHTGEDEIVIKAFRKVLNRYPDARLVIVPRHPERSRRIARSASDLGPVSLYSRIEPGWRTLVVDVIGVLFGLYSVADCAFVGGSIAPRGGQNIMEAALFGVPFCQGPHYEDFVEATDSMVKMGICTMISDEDTMATAFLRDLDGRRRKKVEADCRDYFQGLESAADRSWEIVAPYLN; the protein is encoded by the coding sequence ATGTCCCTGTCGCTGCAACTGTATAGGGGAGCCGCCGCTCTCGGCTTCGCCCTGGCATCTCCCTGGCTGGAACGTAAATACGCCGGAGTCGGCCTGAAGGAGAGACGGGGAATATACGACCCCTCGCTTATGTCCCAGCTCAGGAAAAGAGGCAGGCCCCTCTGGGTCCATGCGGTGTCGGTGGGGGAGGTTCAGTCGGCGGCCCCGTTTCTTAGAAGGGCCAAGGTAGCCCTGGAAAAGCGTCCGGTGATACTGTCCACCATAACCCCGACCGGAAGGGAGATGGCGGGACGGTTGCTCCAAGATGTTCCCGACAGGGTGATCTCCTATCCCTGGGACAGCCCAGTCCTGTTGAACAGGGCCCTGAATGCGCTTCGTCCAAAGGTCTACGTAACGGTGGAGACGGAGATCTGGCCGGGGATGCTCTGGGAGATGAGCCGTCGGAACGTGCCTGCCTTTATGGTCAACGGCAGATTCTCCGACAAAACCTATCTGTCCATGAGGCGTTTCAGGTCCTTCTGGAGGGAGGTCCTCTCCTGCTACACCGGAATGATGGTTAGATCCCGGTCGGACATGGAAAAACTGATCGATCTGGGGGTGGAAGAGGAAAAAATAGAGATAACCGGAGACTGCAAGGCCGACGCCCTGATGGAGAGAAAGGCCGAACTGGACAAAGACGAAATTCTCGCGACCTTGGGAGACGGAGGCCCGATCGTCCTGGCCGGAAGCACCCACACCGGCGAGGACGAAATAGTTATTAAAGCCTTCCGGAAGGTGCTGAACCGCTATCCCGACGCCAGGCTCGTAATCGTGCCGAGACATCCCGAGAGATCCCGCCGCATTGCCCGATCGGCGTCGGATTTGGGGCCGGTCAGCCTATACAGCCGCATCGAACCGGGATGGCGCACCCTGGTGGTGGACGTCATAGGGGTGCTCTTCGGCCTCTACTCCGTTGCGGACTGTGCCTTCGTTGGGGGCAGCATAGCTCCCAGAGGCGGACAGAACATAATGGAGGCCGCCCTTTTCGGGGTGCCCTTCTGCCAGGGACCTCACTACGAGGACTTCGTGGAGGCAACTGATAGCATGGTAAAGATGGGGATATGTACCATGATATCCGACGAGGATACCATGGCAACGGCGTTTCTGAGAGATCTGGACGGCAGACGTAGAAAAAAGGTCGAGGCCGATTGTCGAGACTATTTTCAAGGTCTCGAATCGGCGGCAGACCGTTCCTGGGAGATAGTGGCTCCATATCTAAACTAA
- the larC gene encoding nickel pincer cofactor biosynthesis protein LarC — MRTLYLEPFAGIAGDMFIGAMIDLGLFSQGEFISAMKGLDLDDYGFSIEKGLRRGISGTDFKVEVRSGDHHDGHDHGHRHRHLSDILSILERSSLPENVKNRSERAFRMLAQAEASVHGVDLESIHFHEVGAVDSIVDVVGSFMALHMAGADRVVSSPVNVGSGTVKCAHGVLPVPAPATARLLEGIPVISQGDPLERTTPTGALILKTSVESYGSLPNGRIVATGYGLGDKDTELPNALRITLLQEEEDEKEKLPWIPGEAVVLEANVDDMNPQDFASAMEKLFDAGAWDVFLTSIMMKKQRPGTRITCVCSLELERRCAEIILKNTSTIGLRCRRENRYTLRRDETMELTSLGPVRLKKAYWGDRIVKRTIEYDDLKDISERHNIPLMELRDRLTSELGVWTDEN; from the coding sequence ATGAGAACCCTTTATCTGGAGCCCTTCGCTGGCATAGCGGGGGATATGTTCATAGGAGCCATGATCGACCTGGGGCTCTTCTCTCAAGGTGAGTTCATCTCGGCCATGAAGGGGCTGGACCTGGACGACTACGGCTTTTCCATCGAAAAAGGTCTTAGACGGGGAATCTCCGGCACCGATTTCAAGGTAGAGGTTCGTTCCGGCGATCATCATGACGGTCATGACCACGGCCACCGTCACAGACATCTGTCGGACATACTGTCCATACTGGAAAGATCCTCCCTGCCGGAAAACGTCAAGAACAGGTCCGAACGGGCCTTCCGGATGCTGGCTCAGGCGGAGGCCTCGGTTCATGGCGTCGATCTCGAGTCCATACATTTTCACGAGGTCGGAGCGGTGGACTCCATAGTGGATGTAGTAGGATCCTTTATGGCGTTGCATATGGCCGGGGCGGATCGGGTAGTCTCGTCGCCGGTCAACGTCGGTTCCGGAACGGTGAAGTGCGCCCACGGGGTTCTGCCCGTTCCTGCTCCCGCCACCGCCAGGCTTCTCGAGGGAATACCGGTTATCTCTCAGGGGGACCCCCTGGAGAGAACCACCCCCACAGGAGCCCTCATACTGAAGACCTCGGTGGAATCCTACGGATCTCTTCCAAACGGCCGCATAGTCGCCACAGGCTACGGCCTGGGGGACAAGGACACCGAGCTTCCCAACGCCCTGAGGATAACCCTGCTGCAAGAGGAAGAGGACGAAAAAGAAAAACTTCCCTGGATTCCCGGGGAAGCCGTCGTTCTGGAGGCCAACGTGGACGATATGAACCCCCAGGACTTCGCCTCCGCCATGGAAAAGCTCTTCGATGCCGGAGCCTGGGACGTTTTCCTGACATCTATCATGATGAAAAAACAGCGTCCTGGAACCAGAATAACCTGCGTGTGCTCTCTTGAACTGGAAAGACGGTGTGCCGAGATCATATTGAAAAACACCTCCACCATAGGGCTTAGATGCCGCAGGGAGAACAGATACACCCTGAGAAGGGATGAAACGATGGAGCTCACGTCCCTCGGGCCGGTCAGGCTGAAAAAAGCCTACTGGGGAGACAGGATAGTGAAGAGAACCATCGAATACGACGACTTGAAAGACATATCGGAAAGACATAACATACCCTTGATGGAGTTGAGAGACAGACTTACGTCAGAACTGGGGGTATGGACAGATGAAAACTGA
- the lpxK gene encoding tetraacyldisaccharide 4'-kinase, whose product MVLFKSYLAHAKGEKKLSPWMCLAPLGWLASLFVRSRNWAFDRGISPSKEPPLPVISVGNVTLGGTNKTPFVEMITRGLSKRGLRPGIVSRGYGGSTEGPHVFRGGKADRNRVGDEPLLLSNRLPEIFVAVSRDRFGDIRALGKRGVQIVVADDGFQHRKLGRDLDVVLVDAACPFGNGRLVPGGILREPVESLRRAHIVVMTKVDQASPEAVQRLYDRLCRVVPKRKIFRSSLRIERWCLWNGAGFEEVQKPSGRSMVAFSAIGNPGSFLSTLSGQEVEVLEEIRFKDHHRYTSEDLERIEKTYLSSGASGVACTEKDVYNLPRGWKPPFPLMVPFLETEVEDEERFWRAVTDGLRPKVVVASNGYGEDAMASLLARKVKEAFPVAEVTGFPLVGKGEQYLQRGIKVGSSPSVTPTGGVIKYRIADLLADVRSGLFGHIRRQLKAWRKRSGCIRTPLCVGDVYLLLHTLWGQGQSPLLIATAKTNYLHGHWMAERALLRGRARTVWTRDEETAEDLSKAGVSARFQGNPIMDLIGDNEEGDFSWPSEGDRVLILPGSRNRAYEDVRLLLKSVVIVAARRDCRFVAVLAPTLDLRKMALGCPGWTLEGRTLKGPNSVEVHVHRGPVAEVAAGAQVLLGLGGTANQVCAGLGVPVVSILEKGKLVQQKLLGEAEWLVSPDPDRLAEAVLLVLSDETLARTMAEAGRKRLGASGALDSVVRYCSRVLGWSVRCEVYSRLKESLENRGEERSNGYRDRDRQS is encoded by the coding sequence ATGGTGCTTTTCAAAAGCTATCTGGCCCACGCCAAGGGAGAGAAAAAACTTTCTCCCTGGATGTGCCTGGCTCCATTGGGATGGCTGGCCTCTCTCTTCGTCAGGTCGAGAAACTGGGCCTTCGATAGGGGAATATCCCCCTCCAAGGAACCGCCTCTTCCTGTTATAAGCGTGGGCAACGTAACCCTCGGAGGGACGAACAAAACTCCCTTCGTCGAGATGATCACCAGAGGACTCTCGAAAAGAGGGCTCAGACCAGGAATAGTCAGTCGAGGATACGGAGGAAGCACCGAGGGCCCCCACGTTTTCAGAGGGGGCAAAGCCGACAGAAATCGGGTAGGAGACGAGCCTCTTCTGTTGTCCAACAGGCTTCCGGAGATCTTCGTGGCTGTGTCCAGGGATCGATTCGGAGACATCAGGGCCCTGGGCAAAAGAGGGGTTCAGATCGTGGTGGCTGACGACGGCTTTCAGCACAGAAAGCTGGGACGGGATCTGGACGTCGTTCTGGTCGACGCAGCCTGTCCTTTCGGCAACGGCAGGCTGGTCCCGGGAGGCATACTCAGGGAGCCGGTGGAAAGCCTGAGACGGGCCCACATAGTGGTCATGACAAAGGTGGACCAGGCCTCTCCCGAGGCGGTTCAAAGGCTCTACGACCGGCTGTGTCGGGTGGTCCCTAAACGAAAGATCTTCAGATCCTCTTTGAGGATAGAACGCTGGTGTCTCTGGAACGGGGCTGGGTTCGAGGAGGTCCAAAAACCGTCGGGTAGGTCCATGGTCGCCTTTTCCGCCATAGGTAACCCTGGAAGCTTTCTATCCACCCTGTCCGGTCAGGAAGTGGAGGTCCTAGAGGAAATCCGTTTCAAAGACCATCACAGATATACCTCGGAAGACCTGGAGAGGATCGAAAAGACCTATCTGTCGTCGGGAGCCTCCGGGGTGGCCTGTACGGAAAAGGACGTCTACAACCTACCTAGAGGATGGAAGCCCCCCTTTCCCCTCATGGTTCCCTTCCTGGAGACCGAGGTGGAGGACGAAGAACGCTTCTGGAGGGCCGTGACCGACGGACTCAGACCGAAGGTAGTGGTGGCCTCCAACGGATACGGCGAGGACGCCATGGCCTCCCTTCTGGCCCGAAAGGTAAAGGAAGCGTTTCCTGTGGCGGAGGTTACAGGCTTTCCCCTGGTAGGAAAGGGAGAGCAATATCTGCAGAGGGGAATAAAGGTCGGTTCGTCCCCTTCTGTGACCCCGACGGGAGGAGTCATAAAATACCGTATCGCCGATCTGCTTGCCGACGTCCGCTCCGGACTGTTCGGCCATATCAGAAGACAGCTTAAGGCCTGGAGGAAGAGGAGCGGCTGCATACGTACCCCCCTGTGCGTCGGAGACGTCTATCTGCTGCTTCATACCCTTTGGGGACAGGGACAGTCTCCCCTTTTGATAGCCACGGCCAAGACCAACTACCTTCACGGCCACTGGATGGCGGAGAGGGCCCTTCTTAGAGGACGGGCCAGGACCGTCTGGACCAGAGACGAGGAGACCGCCGAGGATCTTTCCAAAGCCGGCGTGTCCGCTCGTTTCCAGGGCAATCCAATAATGGACCTTATAGGGGATAATGAAGAGGGCGACTTCTCCTGGCCCTCCGAGGGCGACAGGGTTCTCATACTTCCGGGAAGCCGCAACAGGGCCTACGAGGACGTTCGACTGCTTTTGAAGTCTGTGGTCATAGTCGCGGCCCGGAGGGACTGTCGTTTCGTGGCGGTTCTGGCTCCGACCCTTGATCTTCGTAAAATGGCTCTGGGATGTCCGGGCTGGACCCTGGAAGGCCGGACTCTGAAAGGTCCGAACTCGGTGGAGGTCCACGTTCACCGAGGACCTGTGGCGGAGGTCGCTGCAGGAGCTCAGGTCCTGCTTGGACTGGGTGGAACGGCGAATCAGGTCTGTGCCGGGTTGGGAGTTCCGGTCGTCTCCATATTGGAAAAGGGAAAGTTGGTCCAGCAAAAACTGCTTGGAGAGGCCGAATGGCTCGTGTCGCCGGATCCGGATAGACTGGCGGAGGCCGTCCTCCTGGTTCTGTCGGACGAAACCCTGGCCCGCACCATGGCGGAGGCCGGTAGAAAAAGGCTTGGAGCCTCCGGTGCTCTGGACAGCGTCGTTCGCTACTGCTCCCGTGTGTTGGGCTGGTCCGTCCGTTGCGAGGTTTACTCCAGACTAAAGGAATCACTGGAGAATAGAGGAGAGGAGAGATCCAATGGTTACCGAGATAGAGATCGGCAAAGTTAG
- a CDS encoding glycosyltransferase family 4 protein, which produces MRIVHLLPGLDVGGVERHVVDLASEQARSGHHVTVVSGGGRMTSELHPGVTHIKLPIHVKEPFTGGVCALRLAIMARSRKWDILHAHSRVPAWVAWWTSVLSGIPFVVTCHAIYSLNAGLIPYRHADGAICVSQAVKDHQIDWLPRRSTVIKNGIVDPGVRWAPHDDKGPFRFLFIGRLTSVKGIDFLIDVLLSMTDRDDWILDVAGEGPLEVQLKERTTSARSGDRINFLGYRDDVVDLMARCDCCLFPSRSEGAGLVLLTALTMGVPLIASDLPAFKENLPPNAMVSLNKERWSEALGASLDGKAVFSEIRRNFSLSDMVEEMEGLYLEVRKRKEVESS; this is translated from the coding sequence ATGAGGATAGTCCACCTCCTGCCGGGGCTGGACGTCGGAGGGGTGGAGCGTCACGTGGTGGACCTGGCCTCGGAACAGGCAAGGTCGGGGCACCATGTGACGGTGGTGTCCGGCGGTGGACGGATGACGTCGGAACTCCATCCCGGAGTCACCCATATAAAGCTTCCCATACACGTAAAAGAGCCCTTCACCGGGGGCGTCTGTGCGTTGAGACTGGCTATTATGGCCCGATCCAGGAAATGGGATATCCTCCACGCTCACTCCCGGGTCCCCGCCTGGGTGGCCTGGTGGACCTCCGTTCTGTCCGGGATTCCCTTCGTCGTGACCTGTCACGCCATATACTCGCTGAACGCCGGCCTGATCCCATATCGTCACGCCGACGGCGCCATCTGCGTATCTCAGGCGGTAAAGGATCACCAGATAGATTGGCTTCCCCGGCGTTCGACGGTCATAAAAAACGGCATAGTCGACCCGGGCGTTCGATGGGCTCCTCACGATGATAAGGGGCCCTTTCGTTTTCTCTTCATCGGTCGCCTGACCAGTGTAAAAGGGATAGACTTTTTGATAGACGTCCTTCTCTCCATGACGGATCGAGACGACTGGATCTTGGACGTAGCCGGAGAGGGCCCTCTGGAGGTCCAGCTTAAAGAGAGGACAACTTCGGCTCGATCGGGCGATAGGATAAACTTTCTGGGATACAGGGATGACGTGGTCGACCTGATGGCCCGGTGCGATTGCTGTCTTTTTCCATCCAGAAGCGAGGGAGCGGGGCTGGTCCTTTTGACCGCTCTGACCATGGGAGTTCCCCTTATAGCGTCGGATCTTCCAGCCTTCAAAGAGAACTTGCCCCCGAATGCAATGGTCTCCTTGAATAAAGAACGCTGGAGCGAGGCTCTCGGAGCCTCGCTGGACGGTAAAGCCGTTTTTTCGGAAATTAGAAGAAACTTTTCTCTTTCCGATATGGTGGAGGAGATGGAGGGCCTGTATCTCGAAGTCAGAAAACGAAAAGAGGTTGAGTCGTCATGA
- a CDS encoding mitochondrial fission ELM1 family protein translates to MKTDRSDGPSLVLILSDGIRGHLHQSEGIARWISKDTGADIVKMDVPKYGGGRRAFLLKLLGRRLPKLDRLGTRRWLHWTGEKGLDLLEGYRKALDERGLSGSDSLVISTGSSAAPFCLALSRVMGGRSCVVMTPSVIGVEPFDYGVVPSHDGICAGSAIETLGAPNFVSPEDLERSAEKLLRDNPGSEEKWGILVGGDDQNYRLDATWADMTVGVLLRIAEERGLSLYITTSRRTSLETEKRIREICKDNDRVSMLLLASKSDENPVPGILGTCDRVFCTEDSVSMISEAATSGSKVYLLRVGRQPGWRRFAQKLTVRLIKWKILPERFLWGTPRFDEMIESFVKRGLLTEMPSDVMAWRPMLNRPVDKAPEFNEARRAADWILENWK, encoded by the coding sequence ATGAAAACTGACAGATCCGACGGCCCTTCGCTTGTGTTGATCCTCTCGGACGGAATAAGAGGTCACCTGCACCAGAGCGAGGGCATAGCAAGATGGATATCGAAGGATACCGGTGCCGATATCGTAAAGATGGATGTGCCGAAATACGGAGGGGGCAGGAGGGCTTTTCTGCTCAAACTTTTGGGTCGAAGGCTTCCCAAACTGGACAGACTCGGAACGAGACGATGGCTTCACTGGACCGGAGAAAAAGGGCTGGATCTTTTGGAGGGCTACCGCAAGGCCCTGGACGAGAGGGGCCTGTCCGGTTCGGACAGCCTGGTGATCTCCACCGGCAGCTCCGCCGCTCCATTCTGCCTTGCCCTTTCAAGGGTCATGGGGGGAAGATCCTGCGTGGTTATGACCCCCTCGGTCATAGGGGTCGAGCCCTTCGACTACGGCGTGGTCCCGAGCCACGACGGAATATGTGCAGGCTCCGCCATTGAAACCCTGGGAGCTCCGAACTTCGTCAGCCCGGAGGATCTGGAGAGATCGGCGGAGAAACTCCTGAGAGATAATCCCGGATCCGAGGAAAAATGGGGCATCCTTGTCGGTGGAGACGACCAGAACTACCGGCTCGACGCCACCTGGGCGGACATGACCGTAGGGGTATTGCTTCGCATTGCCGAGGAAAGAGGGCTGTCTCTCTACATCACCACATCCAGACGCACCTCTTTGGAGACGGAAAAACGCATAAGGGAAATCTGCAAGGACAACGATAGGGTGTCCATGCTCCTTCTCGCCTCGAAGAGCGACGAAAATCCCGTCCCGGGAATACTCGGAACCTGTGACAGGGTATTCTGTACCGAGGACTCCGTGTCCATGATATCCGAGGCGGCTACCTCGGGATCCAAGGTATACCTCCTGAGGGTGGGAAGACAGCCGGGATGGAGACGGTTCGCCCAGAAGCTTACGGTACGTCTCATAAAATGGAAAATCCTGCCGGAGAGGTTTTTATGGGGAACCCCCAGGTTCGATGAAATGATAGAGAGTTTCGTGAAAAGAGGGCTTTTAACCGAGATGCCCTCGGACGTCATGGCCTGGCGTCCTATGCTGAACCGACCTGTCGACAAGGCTCCGGAGTTCAACGAGGCCCGTCGAGCCGCCGACTGGATATTGGAGAACTGGAAATGA